DNA sequence from the Candidatus Cloacimonadota bacterium genome:
ACCCATACCTTTTTGATCTGATTTCATACTTCACAGAACCCTTCCGATTTGTCAATCGTTAAATTCCGTTTCTCTCCGCAGATACCCGCATAGAGGTGGTTAAGAATTGACGGGAATGTGATTGCTATTGACAATGAGAGCCGTGCATAAATATTTGCAGAATTGAGTAAATAACTATTTGATGGGAGAGTGAATGCATCAATATGACAAGGTTCTAAGCTACATCGACTACTTCTCCACTGGCAGAGATGAAGTGGGAACCTGGGTGTACAAGCCACAAGTTTTCCCATACGTGAACTACTCACCAGAGATGTCTTCATTTATCCATGAAGTTTATGAAACTGACCTCATGGATACAGAATATCTGCCATATCTGGAAAGCCATCTCCCTCGTGATGCAAACTTAGCTGATTACATAGAGAATGCAGATTTCCGACTGCTTAGAGCCATTTTTACAGTTATCAGCAAAGAGTCTACGGATATCATCTATTGCCTGTTTCACGTATCCCTCACAGCGGTATATTCTATTTTTTCAAGCATATGCAAGGTTGATTTTTGTCAACTCCAAAAAATGTCTCATCTTTATGCATCCTGATTTGTCAGCATACAGGGGAGTGCTTTACTGGCTCTCGATCTCGGAACAAGTGGCTCAGTAGGTACGAAATATCCAAATTGCCACAACGACCGAAGGGAGTTTTTGAATCATTTCTTCTTTCCCTATGTTTGATACAGTGCCGAAGCAGATATCAAGCCGTTATCATCCTGTGCTCACTCGATGATAACCCGATGATATCAGGTTCAAGTATCGATAAACCAGAGGAGGAATGAAGCTCTTGAACCGTTTGGTAGCGGTATCAATGTGCTGGAATAGCAAACCACCTATGTTATCTATCTCTGTTAAAATAAGTTCAGGGGTGTCTTGGAATCGGGCAATGCATAGAATCCGCCCCAGCTATTGAAGTCCATTTGACCATATAACATATAGGTATACAATAAGATATATAAGGTCAAATGAACTCCATTCGCACTATCCGGGTTTAATCTGAAGGGGAATGCTCTATTACTTCACCGAATCCGATTTCAAACCTTCTGGTAAGTATCTCACTATCGGTCAATCTGATGTCTCCGCTGCCGGTTTCAATCTCTGCATCTTTTATGCGGCTATTTACGATGTTTATTTCTCCGCTGCCCGTGTCTGCTTTGAAATCTGTGATTGAGCTGTCCAGTATATGGACATCTCCGCTACCAGTGTCCGCATCAAACACGCTTATCATACAATTGCTTACCACTACCTTACCACTGCCGGTATCCAACTCCAGTTCCTTGTTTTCCCGCATATCTGAGACGGCTACATTCCCGCTGCCGGTATCGATGCTCAGAGCTATGTTTTGCGGTATCGTACCGGTTACCCCGGTTATCAAAGCCGGTTTGCCAGACTTTGTTTCGTAGCTGAGTTTGCCATTTTTAAAGAGTATTCGTGCGTCTCCGGGTTCATATTCCCTGTAGCTTACTTTCAAATTCACCTGTGCGTCTGAAACGCCATTA
Encoded proteins:
- a CDS encoding DUF4097 family beta strand repeat-containing protein, translated to MKRALILICTLAIILGLCSCTVSCDVQGKTMVDGVELDYENNTEVLQSYNIGHMEIDVGSGDVAVNGVSDAQVNLKVSYREYEPGDARILFKNGKLSYETKSGKPALITGVTGTIPQNIALSIDTGSGNVAVSDMRENKELELDTGSGKVVVSNCMISVFDADTGSGDVHILDSSITDFKADTGSGEINIVNSRIKDAEIETGSGDIRLTDSEILTRRFEIGFGEVIEHSPSD
- a CDS encoding DUF6508 domain-containing protein, which encodes MHQYDKVLSYIDYFSTGRDEVGTWVYKPQVFPYVNYSPEMSSFIHEVYETDLMDTEYLPYLESHLPRDANLADYIENADFRLLRAIFTVISKESTDIIYCLFHVSLTAVYSIFSSICKVDFCQLQKMSHLYAS